In the genome of Myxococcus stipitatus, one region contains:
- a CDS encoding bifunctional 3-(3-hydroxy-phenyl)propionate/3-hydroxycinnamic acid hydroxylase, whose translation MALESVDVVIVGCGPVGAMAANLLGLRGVRTLVVEKELSAHGQSRAISTDDEAQRIFQSAGLEGDLAPGFNACKTLRYIDDDLRSLAEVDFSKVDAPLGHDLGAFIQQPRMEMAMRRGLARFEHVRLWLGHEVLSFAQDDEGLTVRMRKGASGQEVEVRARYLLACDGARSFVRRTLDLKLEGTTALEHCLAITVNVKSPEPGCANYLCGPTRRGFIAPTALDEMRLDIVLDADADLEAVRRPEHVRSIVARYVGTEEMTFASINVHSYHSRVVERWRVGRVFLLGDAAHLMPPFLGQGLCAGFRDAANLTWKLARVLEGRADASLLDTYEQERRGHVTSIIESSDAMGRVMMRGGQVVARLRNLLIQALYHLPVTGTFIRQFKARPTFALEKGFLLGGQRGKGAPEGTYFPQPHVERTAGERVLLDRVLGNDFAVLTRPGAAPELLRQAHALAAELGVRAWTVRSPARTGEPPADVLVDTEGRLEAWFSRYKADVVVLRPDRYVYGIAAGTSLDKLRLSLRGLIRPGSSGDGAGIRQAG comes from the coding sequence ATGGCTCTTGAATCCGTGGATGTCGTCATCGTCGGATGTGGGCCGGTGGGAGCCATGGCCGCCAACTTGCTGGGGCTCCGGGGTGTGCGAACGCTCGTGGTGGAGAAGGAGCTGTCCGCGCACGGACAGTCTCGCGCCATCAGCACGGATGATGAGGCCCAGCGCATCTTTCAGTCGGCAGGGCTGGAAGGCGACCTGGCGCCTGGCTTCAACGCCTGCAAGACGCTCCGCTACATCGACGATGACCTGCGCTCGCTCGCGGAAGTGGACTTCTCGAAAGTCGACGCGCCGTTGGGGCATGACCTGGGGGCCTTCATCCAGCAGCCGCGCATGGAGATGGCGATGCGGCGAGGCCTGGCGCGCTTCGAGCACGTGAGGCTGTGGCTGGGGCACGAGGTCCTGTCCTTCGCGCAGGACGACGAAGGGCTCACGGTGCGGATGCGAAAAGGCGCCAGCGGCCAGGAGGTGGAGGTGAGGGCGCGCTACCTGCTGGCCTGCGACGGTGCCCGAAGCTTCGTCCGCCGCACGCTGGACCTGAAGCTGGAGGGGACGACGGCGCTGGAGCACTGCCTGGCCATCACCGTGAACGTGAAGTCGCCGGAGCCCGGCTGCGCCAACTACCTGTGTGGGCCGACCCGCCGGGGCTTCATCGCGCCGACGGCGCTGGACGAGATGCGCCTCGACATCGTGTTGGATGCGGACGCGGACCTGGAGGCCGTGCGGCGGCCCGAGCACGTGCGCTCCATCGTCGCGCGCTATGTCGGCACGGAGGAGATGACCTTCGCCTCCATCAACGTGCACTCGTACCACAGCCGAGTCGTGGAGCGCTGGCGGGTGGGGCGGGTCTTCCTCCTGGGAGACGCGGCGCACCTGATGCCGCCGTTCCTGGGGCAAGGCCTGTGCGCGGGGTTCCGCGACGCGGCGAACCTGACCTGGAAGCTGGCGCGGGTGCTGGAGGGGCGCGCGGACGCGTCACTCCTGGACACGTATGAGCAGGAGCGGCGCGGACACGTCACGAGCATCATCGAGAGCTCGGACGCGATGGGCCGGGTGATGATGCGCGGAGGCCAGGTGGTGGCGCGGCTGCGCAACCTGCTCATCCAGGCGCTCTACCACCTGCCCGTCACCGGGACGTTCATCCGCCAGTTCAAGGCGCGGCCCACCTTCGCGCTGGAGAAAGGCTTCCTCCTGGGGGGACAGCGAGGAAAGGGCGCGCCCGAGGGTACGTACTTCCCCCAGCCGCACGTCGAGCGGACCGCGGGCGAGCGGGTGCTGTTGGACCGGGTGCTGGGGAACGACTTCGCCGTGCTCACGCGGCCGGGGGCGGCGCCCGAGTTGCTGCGTCAGGCGCACGCGTTGGCCGCGGAGCTGGGCGTGCGCGCCTGGACGGTGCGGTCTCCCGCGCGCACGGGCGAGCCTCCGGCGGACGTCCTCGTGGACACCGAGGGCCGGCTGGAGGCGTGGTTCTCACGCTACAAGGCAGACGTGGTGGTGCTTCGCCCGGACCGCTACGTGT
- a CDS encoding DUF6311 domain-containing protein, producing MTPPRVEDRWARLVPWLAALLGFLWFIALGGWRALNPTDLDWLGWGDQSQQVIGWLFFRDAPWGFPLGQTPGLMRPLTMSVGFSDSNPWMSVAFKPFSPWLPQDFQFVGLWLASCLVLQGFMGAKVMALFTPRPAQQLLGATLFILAPILVFRFGHSNLSAHWMLTALLWLTLRPRASARDAWRTLGGALLLSVFAAGTHPYLAIMTFALTLALLVSTVHPERLLGWRQAVVAFVAANLVMLGMFFLFGYMGQDVRGDAASGFGDYSADMLTLFNPFGWSRVLPWIPARPGQYEGLGFLGSGVLVLALIALAGKPSDWWPQARAQLKARWPLVVAVVLMMLFAFSTTMTAAGVTVVSMRKVTQPLMPVLNMFRASGRFIWPMHYLVLTCILGLVLWRWRRHPAVATGVLVAAVVIQVADTATLWVQDRFRTASWPRLRAPEWEHLDATYRHVVMFPPYIHGSMEPCVDNTFASDDHMRWADLAYRKGMTTNSAYSTRLNERKVATVCNALKEDVANGRLAEDTLYVVDGPRLAQFQRLGERVTCGTVEGFNVCVAASSGKFRELLLRAAAPTQTPPAVNNTP from the coding sequence ATGACGCCGCCTCGCGTGGAGGACCGCTGGGCGCGGCTCGTCCCCTGGCTGGCCGCGCTGCTGGGCTTCCTCTGGTTCATCGCCCTGGGCGGATGGCGGGCCCTGAACCCGACGGACCTGGACTGGCTGGGCTGGGGAGACCAGTCCCAGCAGGTCATCGGTTGGTTGTTCTTCCGCGACGCGCCGTGGGGATTTCCACTCGGCCAGACACCCGGCCTCATGCGTCCGCTGACGATGTCGGTGGGCTTCTCCGACTCGAACCCCTGGATGTCGGTGGCGTTCAAGCCGTTCTCGCCGTGGCTGCCCCAGGACTTCCAGTTCGTCGGCCTGTGGCTCGCGTCATGCCTCGTGCTTCAGGGATTCATGGGCGCCAAGGTGATGGCCCTGTTCACGCCTCGGCCCGCGCAGCAGCTGCTCGGCGCGACCCTCTTCATCCTGGCGCCCATCCTGGTCTTCCGCTTCGGACACAGCAACCTGAGCGCGCACTGGATGCTCACCGCGCTGCTGTGGCTCACCCTGCGTCCCCGCGCGAGTGCCCGGGACGCCTGGCGAACGCTGGGCGGGGCCCTGCTGCTCAGCGTGTTCGCCGCGGGCACCCATCCGTATCTGGCGATCATGACGTTCGCGCTCACGCTGGCGCTGCTCGTCTCCACCGTGCATCCGGAGCGGCTCCTGGGCTGGCGCCAGGCCGTCGTCGCGTTCGTCGCCGCGAACCTCGTCATGCTCGGCATGTTCTTCCTCTTCGGCTACATGGGCCAGGACGTGAGGGGCGACGCGGCCAGCGGGTTCGGCGACTACAGCGCGGACATGCTCACGCTCTTCAACCCGTTTGGCTGGTCGCGGGTGCTGCCTTGGATTCCGGCGCGGCCGGGGCAATACGAGGGGCTCGGCTTCCTGGGCTCGGGGGTCCTCGTGCTCGCGCTGATCGCGCTGGCCGGGAAGCCCTCGGACTGGTGGCCCCAGGCACGGGCGCAGCTGAAGGCACGCTGGCCGCTGGTGGTGGCGGTGGTCCTGATGATGCTCTTCGCGTTCTCGACGACGATGACCGCCGCGGGCGTCACCGTGGTGTCGATGCGCAAGGTGACCCAGCCGCTCATGCCGGTGCTCAACATGTTCCGAGCGTCCGGCCGCTTCATCTGGCCCATGCACTACCTGGTGCTCACCTGCATCCTCGGGCTCGTCCTGTGGCGCTGGCGCCGACACCCCGCTGTCGCGACGGGCGTGCTGGTGGCCGCGGTGGTGATTCAGGTCGCCGACACCGCGACGCTCTGGGTCCAGGACCGCTTCCGCACCGCCTCCTGGCCTCGGCTCCGCGCCCCCGAGTGGGAGCACCTGGACGCGACCTATCGGCACGTCGTCATGTTCCCCCCGTACATCCATGGCTCGATGGAGCCCTGCGTCGACAACACGTTCGCGTCCGATGACCACATGCGCTGGGCGGACCTCGCGTACCGCAAGGGCATGACGACCAACAGCGCCTACTCCACGCGCCTCAATGAGCGGAAGGTCGCCACCGTCTGCAACGCGCTCAAGGAAGACGTCGCGAACGGGCGCCTCGCGGAGGACACCCTCTACGTGGTCGACGGGCCCAGGCTCGCGCAGTTCCAGCGGCTGGGCGAGCGCGTCACC